A window of Nanoarchaeota archaeon genomic DNA:
AATAGGAAAGGAACTAAAAAACAAATGGACTGGAATTTTTTCGGCATTTTTCTTTGCTATCATGCCTGCAATACTTATGAGAAATCCTGCTGGATATATCGAAAAAGAGCCATCAACCATCGCATTTATGATGTTCTCGGTTTATTTTTTCCTAAGAACGCTAAAAAAAGATTCGTGGATTTCTGCAGCATTAATGGGGGGCTTTCTAACGCTTGTTGATATCGGCTGGGGTGGTGTAGACCACTTGTATTTGAGTTACACATTATTCGCATTCATGATTCTTTTTGTAAATAAATATCAGAACGCATTAATAAAAAACTATGTCTTCCTCCTGATTGCAATAAGCTTTGGCGCATACATAACCAATGGATCATACCTCGGCTCAGAACATTTGATGATATATCTGACGTTTGTTATGGTTCTTGCGCGTTATGCAGTAGACAAATTTAATTTAATTAAAAAAGAATCCCTGAAATATTTCATTCCCGCCCTGTCAATAGGTGGACTCATTTTAGTGCTCATTGTATCAACATTCTCGCCGTTCTTCGCGAGCTTTGTGGATCAGGCCAGCGGCATTCTATTCTATCGCGAGACCACATTTGGCGGCACGGTGGCAGAAAATCAAAGGCCTGATTTCGGAAGCTTTCTTGCACAATTCGGAACGCCATATGCAGCAGGAGTCTTGCCTTCTTTGCAGCCCATTCTAATATACTTCAGCGCATGGATACTTGCGTTCATTGCATTAATATTGTCAGCATACAAAACTGAAAACAAATACAAATGGATGCATATCGCTGCAGTAATTGTTGCGGTTTTATCATTCTTAATGTTTCTTAACAAACCTGGAAGCACAGCCCAAATAATCTACCTCATATCTTTTTTCACAGCATTATTCTTATTTGCAAAGCATGGAGAATTTGCATTAACATTAAATGCAACTCTCCTGTTCGCTGCTATGCTGAGTTTCATGAACCTGATTCGCGTCGGATTCCTGGTGGGGCCCTATATTTCAATATTTGCAGGGTATTTTATCGCAGAACTTATTTCCCGCACAATGAATTTAAACGCAGTCAAAAATGCGGCAACTCTTGAAGAAAAAATAAACGTATATAGTGTTGGAATGGGTGTATTAATCTCAATTATACTCATAGCGAATCTTGCTGCAGGTTATGCAATTGGAAGCAGTATGGGGCCAAATTATAATAATAATTGGAATGATGCAATGAACTTCATGAAAGAAAAAACTCCTGAGAGTTCTGTAATGCTTTCTTGGTGGGATTTTGGCTACTGGTTCCAGGCAATGTCCGGCAGGGCAACTATGCTTGATGGCGGGAATAATGACCTTCACGGCGATAAGCTGACAGGCCTTTATTTCAGCGGACGTATGAATGAAAGCATTGAAAAAGAGTTTTTGCAAAGCCGCGGAATCACGCATATAATCGTTGATTATTCCATGATTGGAAAATATGCTGCAATGACAAGAATAGGCACGGACTGGCAGGAAATTGACCAATATATTCCATTAAGTGATCCTCAGCAAGCCCAAAAGAATGGAAAAACAATATTAATATTCCAGTTAGGTCCGAGTGCATTCTACGTACCGATAACTCAGAACGGCACAGGAACAGTCATTGCAAAATCGCAAGATAGCGGAGATATAACAATTGATGGGGATGTTGTATTTTCACAAGCTAATGGCAATGTGAATTTAAAATATATATGCACTGAAAACGGCCTAATAGATTTAAAGCCTAGCGAACCGTCATGGGATGCCTGCCTTTTAATTACGCCTTACGGCTGGTTTTTCCCTGTTGATGCAAGCAATGGAAAACCAAGCACACTTACAGGAACCTCCACATTTGCAAAACTCTTTTTCTTTAACGGCAAAGGAGTGGATTATGTTAAAAAAGTATACGACAACCCTGAGATCAAAATATATGAAGTCGAGCTGCCGAGAAGAACAAGAGAAGAATTAATTAACTGGTGGAAAACTAATGTAGATACATTCGATATGAGTAGCGATTTCGTCAAAGGCAAATTAAAATCATTGGAAACGCTATGCATAAATGGGAATGAAATAACGTCCTGTTAAGTGCTTCTAGAGGCATTAACAGTTTTAAAAAGAAATATGTTTCTTGATACATATGGGTGATTTAAGAACTATTGGAAGGGGCGCAGCATATGTTTTTGCTGGCCTGGTTTTTGCAAAACTAGTGGCTTATGCTTGGAGAATCATTGTAGCAAAAACAGGTCCGGAAAACTATGGCCTTCTTTCGCTGGCAATTTCCATACTTGGCCTCACATACACGTTTTCATTTCTCGGCCTTGAATCCGCTGTTATGCGATACATGGCATATTTTAAGGAAAAAAATGATACTTCAAAAATGAAGGGCGTTCTCTTTTCGTCACTAAAACTTTCCATCCCTGTTTCGGTTTTGGTGTCAATAGCACTATATACTTACTCTGACTTCATTTCAATTAATCTATTCGAAAAACCAGGCCTTTCCCCATTGCTTAAGATAATTTCCTTCGGCATTGTGCCTTATATGGTATATATCATGTCGCTTTCTGCTTTGATAGGCCTTAAAAAAATAGAGGGGGTGGTAATCTCAAGAAATATAACCGAAAGCACAATTCGCCTGATTGCAACAATAGTTTTGATTTATCTAGGCTATGGAATTCTGGGTGCTGCAGCAGCATACGTACTAGCATTTGTTTTCTCTGCAATAGTGTCGCTCTACTTTCTTGAAAAAAACTTTCCGTTTCTTGGAACAAAAATTTCTGCAGAAGGGCTTGAAAAAGAGCTACTGAATTATTCTCTTCCGCTTCTGATGGGAGGCGTTGTTGTGCAAATGCTTTCGTGGGTGGATATTTTAATGATCGGCTATTTCAGGACTGCTTCGGAAGTTGGAATATATAGCACCGCAGTTCCAACCGCAGCATTACTGCTTTTTATACCGGCAGCACTATCCTCGCTTTTTCTGCCGGTAATAACCGGAGCCTATGCAAAGAACCGCATAAACGACATAAAACGAGTATACTTGCGCGTCACAAAAATAACCGTGGTTGCAAACCTTCCGATAGTCCTGATTATGATGTTTTTTTCAGAAGAAATACTTGGATTTTTCTTTGGAAGCGTATATTCTGAGGGGGCATTATCCCTATCACTACTCGCCATAGGGTATTTTATCGCTTCTGCAGTAACAACGAGCAATGCAATACTTAACATGACAAAGAATACAAAAAGCTTAATGGCTATAGCAATTATCTCAACAGCAGTAAATGTGGCATTAAACTATTTTTTAATACCCCTCTATGGAATTAACGGAGCGGCAGTATCCGCCGCTATTGCAATGGCGTTGAGCGGCATTTTAGTGTGCTTTTCGGCGTATAAATCAATAAACATCATCCCGTACGACAAATCATTGTTCTATGTGTGCTTGCTTGGAGGCGGCTCCTTAAGCGGCATGTATTTCGGGCTTCATGCAATATACGCCACAATTCCGATAATTCCGGCCATACTTGGCGTTTTGCTCTTCTTTGCGTTCTATTTATATTTAATATTCAAATTCAGAATAATTGAAAAAAGCGAAGTTGTTGAAATTATCAATAGTTTGAAAGGAAGAATACGAAATATGACCTCTCCGGTCATGTGGGATTAAATCAAAGTAATTTAAATATTTGAAATGAATGTCATATGTGATTAAAATGAATCAAAACACCAAAGTTGTAATATTTGCAGGCGGCCTTGGCACACGGCTAAGCGAAGAAACAGATACGCGGCCAAAACCAATGGTTGAAATAGGGGGCAAACCAATTCTTTGGCATATCATGAAAAGATATTCCGCATACGGATTTAATGATTTCATAATATGCCTTGGATACAAGGGGCACCTCATCAAAGAATACTTTACAAACTACTTCATGCACCAAAGCGACATTACTATAGATGTTGCAAAAAACACCACTGAAATCCATAACAACAACTGCGAACCGTGGAAAGTTACTCTTGTTGATACGGGGTTGTACTCCATGACTGGGGCGCGCCTTAAAAAAATACGGAACTATGTAGGCGATAAAACATTCATGCTTACCTATGGCGATGGTGTTTCAGATATTGACATAAAAAAACTCTTTGAATTTCATAAAGCTCACGGAAAGATGGCAACAGTCGCGGCAGTCCAGCCTGAAGGAAAATTCGGCGCCCTGACAATTGACGAGAATGATAGTATTTTGTCATTTCGCGAAAAACCGAAAGGCGATGGCGCCTGGATAAGCGGTGGGTTTTTCGTTCTCGAACCTAAAATATTCGGCTACATCGAAGACGGAGATCAAGTTATCTGGGAAAACGACCCCATAAAAAAGATAATTAATGACAAACAGCTTAAGACGTACAAACACACAGGATTCTGGAAATGTATGGATACTCTAAACGACAAGCAGGTATTGAATGGCTTGTGGGAAACAGGAAACGCCCGCTGGCTCAAATGGTGATTTTATTAAAAACAACACATTTTGGAAAGACAGAAACGTCCTCATTACAGGATGCACCGGCCTGTTAGGCTCGTGGCTCACTAAAGACCTGGTAGGCAAAGGCGCGAATATTGTAGGTCTTATACGTGATATCGTGCCGAAATCCAACATAAAGGATTCGATGAACAGCATTAACGTTGTTCATGGCGATGTTGAAGACCTTGAACTGGTTGAACGCGCATTAAACGAATACGAAATAGACACTGTTTTTCATCTTGCAGCCCAGACAATTGTCGGCACTGCAAACAGAAGCCCCATATCCACTTTCGAGACAAACATAAAGGGCACATGGAATGTTCTTGAGGCGTGCCGAAGAATCCCCCTTGTAAAAAGCGTTGTTATTGCCTCAAGCGATAAGGCTTACGGCGACCAGAAAATACTGCCCTATGATGAAAATACGCCGCTTCAGGGAACCCATCCGTACGATGTCTCAAAAAGCTGCGCAGACTTAATCGCATACTCATATTACAAGACATACGGCGTTCCCGTGTGCGTTACAAGGTGCGGCAATTTTTACGGAGGCGGCGACCTGAATTTCAACAGGCTGGTGCCCGGAACAATAAGATCTGTTCTGAACAACGAGCGCCCGATTATAAGAAGCAATGGAACATTGATCCGCGATTATATTTATGTAAAAGACGGCGTTGACGCGTATATTCTTTTGGCAGAAAAAATGAGGGAATTAAAAATATCTGGGGAATCATTTAATTTCAGCAATGAAGACCGCCACACTGTCAAGGATATTGTTGAAAAGATTCTCAAGTCGATGGAATCAAAACTCGAGCCCATCATCCTGAACGAAGCGAAAAACGAGATACTTCACCAGTATTTGTCAGCGAAGAAAGCGCGGGAAATACTCGCGTGGAAGCCGAAATACACAATGGAATTGGGGCTCAAGGAAACGATTGAATGGTATAGGGACTTTTTCAAAGCATAAGCAATATTTTTTAATAACTGTGTGGAATCCATGAAAAATATAATTATTCCGGCAATAATCGCAAAAACTCAAAACGAATTAAACGGACATTTAAGCAAAGTCAAAGATTTTTCAGAATTAGTCCAGCTTGACATCATGGATGAAACACTTGTACCAAATCGTTCTCTTGATTTCGATTTTGATGTGTCCGGCAGCGGTCTCCGTTTTGAAGCTCATTTAATGATCAATAATCCCTTTGAATGGATTAAGAAAAACTGGAACAAAGTCGATACTATCCTGGTTCATTTTGAATCATGTAAAAACCCAAAAGAGATAATAAATTTTGTAAAAGGCAAAGGCAAAAAAATCGGGTTTGTGCTTACGCCTGAAACGCCGATTCGTGAAATAAAAGACTATCTAGATGATATCGATCAATTGCTGATAATGACGGTTAATCCCGGATTCTACGGCAGTAAATTCCTGCCTGAAACTCTCGGTAAAATAATCGAAGCAAGAAAAATGCGGCCAGACCTCGATATTGAGGTTGACGGCGGCATTACGCCGGAGACAATTAAATTAGTGCGCGATGCAGGAGCAAATATGTTCGTATCGGGATCATATATCTTGAAATCAGATAACATTAAAGAAGCAATAGATATATTAAATCGAGTGTTAAGCGGTCTTGTAAACGATGGTAAATACACGTGCCATTAATGAATAAAAACGTGCCGCTTGCCAAGATAAAGGGGTTTCTAAAATTGGATGAGGTTTCAGATTGCATATGAAAATCACAAATACGCTAATATTTGACATGGACGGAGTCATTGCAGACACAGAGCCCCTTAAATTTGAGGCATACCGGCAAGCATACAAGGAATTGTTCAATACCTGTATAGCGGATGGCGAGTGGCGCCTGGGCTTGGGAGAGGAAGCTGCTATACGGGAGTACCTGAAAAGGGCGATTAATGACGTAAAAAAAACCGTAATACGATGTTTTCGGGATACAGAAAATAACCAGATAAACGAATTATTCGGGAATTGCAATGAGCAGATACTAAATGACTTGAATAAAGAAAAGATTCCCGATTGCATGATACCTATTGTTGGAAAAGTAAAAAGAGAAAAATATGCCGCTCTTTTGGAAACTGCTCTCAAACCCATAAAAGGCGCAATTGACTTTGTTAAATATGCTAAAGACAACCAGTATCAGATTGCTGTTGCTACTGGCTCTACAAAAGCAGAAACAAATAAAATACTGTCAAAATTTGGCATAAAAAAATATTTCAATGCAATTATAACAAAAGACGACATAGGCGCTGGAAGAGGAAAGCCACTGCCAGACCTGTATCTCGTATGCTTAAAAAAACTCAATGCAGAACCGCAGAATTGCCTTGTGATAGAAGATTCCGTACCCGGAATTAAAAGTGCAGTTACTGCAAATATAAGAGTGATTGCAATCTCCACAACCGTGCCAAAACAGAAATTGATTGATGCGGGTGCAACGTACGCGGTCGATACGTTTGAAGAAATGAAAATATATGTATGAATAACCCCATCACAAAGTTACGCGTACTTTTATAATTGCCTTTCTTACATTCTCTTTTGCATTGAATTGACACCCCGGCCGGTGAATGTCTGTCGGAAAAAATATTGCAAACATACCTTCGGAGAATATAATCTCGGATTCATTCTGAACCTTATTATAAAGCGCCCTGTCTTTTTCTTCATCATATTCTTCAGAAATTTCATTTTTCCCGTCAATAAAACCGGCGCCCATTAGTTCTGTTCCGGATATCATATACTGTACGTCAATATATTTTTTGTGAACCTCTGCCTTTTTCTCGCTCTTGGGCAGAGTCTCGTACTCATCTAACACGAGGTATATGTCATCTCCTTTTATAGGGTATCTGCCTTTTGCCATTTTACTGAAATCTGTTCTTTTAATATAATTTATGGCTTCAACAAGCTCTTTTTGCAAAGAATTCGATTCATAGAAATTTTTTAGTTGTCCGAGGATCATAATTCAACCTGCAGTAGAATCAATCAATTAACTTTTCTCTTTATACTTATTCGCAGTCCATTTTTCTATCATTTCCTGGTGCGGATCTATCACGAGCTCGCACACAACTGCATCCTCGCTTTCCAATATATTCTTTAGCTTATGAAGA
This region includes:
- a CDS encoding oligosaccharide flippase family protein is translated as MGDLRTIGRGAAYVFAGLVFAKLVAYAWRIIVAKTGPENYGLLSLAISILGLTYTFSFLGLESAVMRYMAYFKEKNDTSKMKGVLFSSLKLSIPVSVLVSIALYTYSDFISINLFEKPGLSPLLKIISFGIVPYMVYIMSLSALIGLKKIEGVVISRNITESTIRLIATIVLIYLGYGILGAAAAYVLAFVFSAIVSLYFLEKNFPFLGTKISAEGLEKELLNYSLPLLMGGVVVQMLSWVDILMIGYFRTASEVGIYSTAVPTAALLLFIPAALSSLFLPVITGAYAKNRINDIKRVYLRVTKITVVANLPIVLIMMFFSEEILGFFFGSVYSEGALSLSLLAIGYFIASAVTTSNAILNMTKNTKSLMAIAIISTAVNVALNYFLIPLYGINGAAVSAAIAMALSGILVCFSAYKSINIIPYDKSLFYVCLLGGGSLSGMYFGLHAIYATIPIIPAILGVLLFFAFYLYLIFKFRIIEKSEVVEIINSLKGRIRNMTSPVMWD
- the rfbF gene encoding glucose-1-phosphate cytidylyltransferase, translating into MNQNTKVVIFAGGLGTRLSEETDTRPKPMVEIGGKPILWHIMKRYSAYGFNDFIICLGYKGHLIKEYFTNYFMHQSDITIDVAKNTTEIHNNNCEPWKVTLVDTGLYSMTGARLKKIRNYVGDKTFMLTYGDGVSDIDIKKLFEFHKAHGKMATVAAVQPEGKFGALTIDENDSILSFREKPKGDGAWISGGFFVLEPKIFGYIEDGDQVIWENDPIKKIINDKQLKTYKHTGFWKCMDTLNDKQVLNGLWETGNARWLKW
- a CDS encoding GDP-mannose 4,6-dehydratase gives rise to the protein MACGKQETPAGSNGDFIKNNTFWKDRNVLITGCTGLLGSWLTKDLVGKGANIVGLIRDIVPKSNIKDSMNSINVVHGDVEDLELVERALNEYEIDTVFHLAAQTIVGTANRSPISTFETNIKGTWNVLEACRRIPLVKSVVIASSDKAYGDQKILPYDENTPLQGTHPYDVSKSCADLIAYSYYKTYGVPVCVTRCGNFYGGGDLNFNRLVPGTIRSVLNNERPIIRSNGTLIRDYIYVKDGVDAYILLAEKMRELKISGESFNFSNEDRHTVKDIVEKILKSMESKLEPIILNEAKNEILHQYLSAKKAREILAWKPKYTMELGLKETIEWYRDFFKA
- a CDS encoding ribulose-phosphate 3-epimerase, translating into MKNIIIPAIIAKTQNELNGHLSKVKDFSELVQLDIMDETLVPNRSLDFDFDVSGSGLRFEAHLMINNPFEWIKKNWNKVDTILVHFESCKNPKEIINFVKGKGKKIGFVLTPETPIREIKDYLDDIDQLLIMTVNPGFYGSKFLPETLGKIIEARKMRPDLDIEVDGGITPETIKLVRDAGANMFVSGSYILKSDNIKEAIDILNRVLSGLVNDGKYTCH
- a CDS encoding HAD family phosphatase codes for the protein MKITNTLIFDMDGVIADTEPLKFEAYRQAYKELFNTCIADGEWRLGLGEEAAIREYLKRAINDVKKTVIRCFRDTENNQINELFGNCNEQILNDLNKEKIPDCMIPIVGKVKREKYAALLETALKPIKGAIDFVKYAKDNQYQIAVATGSTKAETNKILSKFGIKKYFNAIITKDDIGAGRGKPLPDLYLVCLKKLNAEPQNCLVIEDSVPGIKSAVTANIRVIAISTTVPKQKLIDAGATYAVDTFEEMKIYV
- a CDS encoding YhcH/YjgK/YiaL family protein; the encoded protein is MILGQLKNFYESNSLQKELVEAINYIKRTDFSKMAKGRYPIKGDDIYLVLDEYETLPKSEKKAEVHKKYIDVQYMISGTELMGAGFIDGKNEISEEYDEEKDRALYNKVQNESEIIFSEGMFAIFFPTDIHRPGCQFNAKENVRKAIIKVRVTL